From a single Paraburkholderia sp. D15 genomic region:
- the dapA gene encoding 4-hydroxy-tetrahydrodipicolinate synthase: MTNGTQSGNQSGTHGSVQIRGSIPAIITPMLEDGGLDLPAFRKLIDWHVEEGTNALVVVGTSGESATLSVEEHILMVKTAVEHTAGRIPVIAGSGGNSTTEAIELTKEAKAVGADATLQVVPYYNKPTQEGIYRHFRTIAETVDLPVILYNVPGRTVADMSNETILRCAQVPGIIGVKEATGNIDRAAHLIKSAPAHFGIYSGDDPTAIALMLLGGHGNISVTANVAPRAMSELCKAALAADAKTAREIHLKLLSLHKNLFIESNPIPAKWALQQLGRVQGGIRLPLTPLDAQYHDVVRGALREAGLLG, translated from the coding sequence ATGACTAACGGCACCCAAAGCGGCAACCAGAGCGGCACCCACGGCAGCGTGCAGATTCGCGGCAGCATTCCTGCCATCATTACCCCGATGCTCGAAGACGGCGGTCTCGATCTGCCGGCGTTTCGCAAACTGATCGACTGGCACGTCGAAGAGGGCACGAATGCGCTCGTCGTGGTCGGCACGAGCGGCGAGTCGGCCACGCTGTCGGTCGAAGAACACATCCTGATGGTCAAGACCGCAGTCGAGCACACGGCGGGCCGGATTCCGGTGATCGCGGGCTCGGGCGGCAATTCGACCACCGAGGCCATCGAGCTGACGAAGGAAGCCAAAGCGGTCGGCGCGGACGCCACGCTGCAGGTCGTGCCGTACTACAACAAGCCGACCCAGGAAGGCATCTACCGCCATTTCAGGACGATTGCCGAAACCGTCGATCTGCCGGTGATCCTGTACAACGTGCCGGGCCGCACCGTCGCGGACATGAGCAACGAAACCATTCTGCGTTGCGCGCAGGTGCCGGGCATCATCGGCGTGAAGGAAGCGACCGGCAACATCGACCGCGCCGCGCATCTGATCAAGTCGGCGCCCGCGCATTTCGGCATCTACAGCGGCGACGATCCGACCGCGATCGCGTTGATGCTGCTCGGCGGCCACGGCAATATCTCGGTTACCGCGAACGTCGCGCCGCGCGCGATGAGCGAACTGTGCAAGGCCGCGCTCGCCGCCGACGCGAAAACCGCACGTGAGATTCATCTGAAGCTCCTGTCGCTGCATAAGAACCTGTTCATCGAATCGAATCCGATTCCGGCGAAATGGGCGTTGCAGCAATTGGGTCGTGTGCAGGGCGGTATCCGCCTGCCGCTCACGCCGCTCGACGCGCAATACCACGACGTGGTGCGCGGCGCGTTGCGCGAAGCGGGTCTGCTGGGCT
- a CDS encoding tryptophan--tRNA ligase has translation MFPDRIFSGMRPTGSLHLGHYHGVLKNWVRLQSEYPCFFCVVDWHALTTHYETPEVIEKNVWDVLIDWLASGIDPAQATLFIQSKVPEHAELALLLGMSTPLGWLERVPTYKEQQEKLKDKDLSTYGFLGYPVLMAADILLYRGSLVPVGEDQVPHVEMTREIARRFNYLYGREPGFEQKATDAAKKLGGKRAKLYHELRNAYQQEGDDEALEQARAMLQESQSLSLSDRERLFGYLEGSRKIILVEPQAMLTEAARMPGLDGQKMSKSYGNTIGLREDAETITKKVRTMPTDPARVRRTDPGDPDKCPVWQLHQVYTDEATHQWAEQGCRTAGIGCLECKQPVIEGILREQQPMLERAQKYMDDPSLLRAIVADGCDKARRFATETMRDVREAMGLSYN, from the coding sequence ATGTTCCCAGACCGTATCTTTTCCGGCATGCGGCCTACCGGCTCGCTGCACCTCGGCCACTATCACGGCGTGCTGAAGAACTGGGTACGGCTGCAATCGGAATATCCGTGTTTCTTCTGCGTGGTCGACTGGCATGCGCTGACCACGCACTACGAAACGCCCGAGGTGATCGAAAAGAACGTGTGGGACGTGCTGATCGACTGGCTCGCTTCCGGTATCGATCCCGCGCAGGCCACGCTGTTCATCCAGAGCAAGGTGCCGGAGCACGCGGAACTCGCGCTGCTGCTCGGCATGAGCACACCGCTCGGCTGGCTCGAGCGCGTGCCGACCTACAAGGAGCAGCAGGAAAAGCTGAAGGACAAGGACCTGTCCACGTACGGCTTTCTCGGCTATCCGGTGCTGATGGCGGCGGACATTCTGCTGTATCGCGGCTCGCTGGTGCCGGTCGGCGAAGACCAGGTGCCGCACGTCGAAATGACGCGCGAAATCGCCCGCCGCTTCAACTACCTGTATGGCCGCGAGCCGGGTTTCGAGCAGAAAGCCACCGACGCCGCCAAAAAGCTCGGCGGCAAGCGCGCGAAGCTCTACCACGAACTGCGTAACGCCTATCAGCAGGAAGGCGACGACGAAGCGCTCGAGCAGGCCCGCGCGATGTTGCAGGAGTCGCAGAGTCTGTCGCTGAGCGACCGCGAGCGGCTGTTCGGCTATCTGGAGGGGTCGCGCAAGATCATTCTGGTCGAGCCGCAGGCCATGCTGACGGAAGCGGCACGCATGCCGGGCCTCGATGGTCAGAAGATGTCGAAGTCGTACGGCAACACGATCGGTCTGCGCGAAGACGCGGAGACCATCACGAAAAAAGTCCGCACCATGCCGACCGATCCGGCCCGCGTGCGCCGCACCGACCCGGGCGACCCGGACAAATGTCCGGTGTGGCAACTGCATCAGGTGTATACGGACGAAGCCACTCACCAGTGGGCGGAGCAGGGTTGCCGGACGGCGGGCATCGGGTGTCTCGAATGCAAGCAGCCGGTGATCGAAGGCATTCTGCGCGAGCAGCAGCCGATGCTGGAGCGTGCGCAGAAGTACATGGACGACCCGTCGCTGTTGCGCGCGATCGTCGCCGACGGCTGCGACAAGGCGCGACGTTTCGCCACGGAAACCATGCGCGACGTTCGCGAGGCGATGGGGCTGTCGTATAACTGA
- a CDS encoding alpha/beta hydrolase, with translation MNTSRSEFVAVRGIRLHVRRWGNPDAPVLFMLHGWMDVAASFQFVVDALGGDWQVIAPDMRGFGLSDWPVAERGGGNYWVQDYLADLDALLDHYAPEGEVNLVGHSMGANIVSLYAGIRPERVRRVVDLEGFGLAPSHAAQAPKRLRNWLDDLRDPPQLKRYASLDDVAARLIKTNPRLAPQRAQFLAQHWSKPDGEGRFMLLADPAHKLHGPTLYRLDEVMAVWRKVSAKVLHVEAVNSPTLAQIAGEIPLDEFKARFQAFPNWREKIIDEAGHMVHHDQPEQVAALIEGFCA, from the coding sequence ATGAACACCTCCCGGTCCGAATTCGTCGCCGTGCGCGGCATCCGTCTGCACGTGCGCCGCTGGGGCAACCCGGACGCGCCGGTGCTGTTCATGCTGCATGGCTGGATGGACGTGGCGGCGTCGTTCCAGTTCGTCGTCGATGCGCTCGGCGGCGACTGGCAGGTGATCGCGCCGGACATGCGCGGTTTCGGCCTGTCGGACTGGCCGGTCGCGGAACGCGGCGGCGGCAACTACTGGGTGCAGGATTATCTGGCCGATCTCGACGCGCTGCTCGATCACTATGCGCCGGAGGGCGAGGTCAATCTGGTCGGTCACAGCATGGGCGCGAACATCGTCAGCCTGTACGCCGGCATCCGGCCGGAGCGGGTGCGGCGGGTGGTCGATCTGGAAGGGTTCGGGCTCGCGCCGTCGCATGCCGCGCAGGCGCCGAAGCGGCTGCGCAACTGGCTCGACGACCTGCGCGATCCGCCGCAACTGAAGCGCTACGCGTCGCTCGACGACGTCGCCGCGCGCCTGATCAAGACCAATCCGCGTCTCGCGCCGCAGCGCGCGCAGTTTCTCGCGCAACACTGGTCGAAGCCGGACGGCGAAGGGCGCTTCATGCTGCTCGCCGATCCGGCCCACAAGCTGCACGGCCCGACCCTGTACCGTCTCGACGAGGTGATGGCGGTGTGGCGCAAGGTGAGCGCGAAGGTGTTGCACGTGGAGGCGGTCAATTCGCCGACGCTCGCGCAGATCGCCGGCGAGATCCCGCTCGACGAGTTCAAGGCCCGCTTTCAGGCGTTTCCGAACTGGCGGGAAAAGATCATCGACGAAGCGGGGCACATGGTGCATCACGATCAGCCGGAGCAGGTCGCGGCGCTGATCGAGGGATTCTGCGCCTAG
- a CDS encoding L-threonylcarbamoyladenylate synthase — protein sequence MSQYFRLHPDNPQPRLVKQAVQIINDGGVVALPTDSSYALACHLDDKNAVERLRRIRGLDEKQLLSLLVRDLSELANFAMVDNRQYRLIKSVTPGPYVFVLQATKEVPRRLSHPSRKTIGLRVPDHAITLAILEELGQPLLGSTLIMPGDTEPLNDPEEIRERLEKQLDLVIDGGPCLCEPSTVIDLTGAAPVLVRPGRGSLAPFGLEETA from the coding sequence ATGTCCCAATACTTCCGGCTTCATCCCGACAATCCGCAGCCGCGCCTCGTCAAACAGGCGGTGCAGATCATCAACGACGGCGGCGTGGTCGCGCTGCCGACCGACTCCAGCTACGCGCTCGCCTGCCATCTCGACGACAAGAACGCGGTCGAACGTCTGCGGCGCATTCGCGGCCTCGACGAGAAGCAGTTGCTGTCGCTGCTGGTGCGCGATCTGTCGGAACTCGCGAACTTCGCGATGGTGGACAACCGCCAGTACCGGCTGATCAAGTCGGTCACGCCCGGTCCTTACGTGTTCGTGCTGCAGGCCACCAAGGAAGTGCCGCGGCGCCTGTCGCATCCGTCGCGCAAGACCATCGGCCTGCGGGTGCCGGATCACGCGATCACGCTGGCGATCCTCGAGGAACTGGGCCAGCCGCTGCTCGGCTCCACGCTGATCATGCCGGGCGACACCGAGCCGCTGAACGATCCGGAGGAAATCCGCGAGCGTCTGGAAAAGCAACTGGATCTGGTGATCGACGGCGGACCATGTCTCTGCGAGCCGTCGACGGTGATCGATCTGACCGGCGCGGCGCCGGTGCTGGTGCGCCCGGGGCGCGGTTCGCTCGCGCCGTTCGGGCTCGAGGAAACGGCATGA
- a CDS encoding methyltransferase domain-containing protein has protein sequence MTTSAAAMHGLGEPSRWVRHWAHLIAPGGAVLDVASGAGRHARYLASLGHPVTAVDRDAAALDTLRDVPHVTPLAADIENAAWPLPADAKFAAVVVTNYLHRPLFPHLLDALAPGGVLVYETFAQGNETVGKPSNPAFLLAPGELLELVRGRLRVVAFQDGFLAQPRPAYVQRICAILEAERSADTAQAAPPPCYELAG, from the coding sequence ATGACCACTTCCGCCGCTGCAATGCATGGATTGGGCGAACCCTCCCGCTGGGTGCGTCATTGGGCGCATCTCATCGCGCCGGGCGGCGCGGTGCTCGATGTCGCGTCGGGAGCAGGGCGGCATGCGCGCTATCTTGCATCGCTCGGGCATCCGGTGACGGCGGTCGACCGTGACGCCGCCGCGCTCGACACGCTGCGCGACGTGCCGCACGTCACGCCGCTGGCCGCGGACATCGAAAACGCCGCCTGGCCGTTGCCCGCCGACGCGAAATTCGCCGCGGTCGTGGTCACGAACTACCTGCATCGCCCGCTTTTCCCGCATTTGCTGGACGCGCTCGCGCCCGGCGGCGTACTGGTTTACGAGACCTTCGCGCAAGGCAACGAAACCGTCGGCAAGCCCTCTAATCCCGCGTTCCTGCTCGCGCCCGGCGAGCTGCTCGAGCTTGTGCGCGGGCGCTTGCGGGTCGTCGCTTTTCAGGATGGTTTTCTCGCGCAGCCGCGCCCGGCTTACGTCCAGCGCATCTGTGCGATTCTGGAGGCGGAGCGCTCGGCTGACACCGCGCAGGCGGCACCCCCGCCTTGTTACGAGTTGGCTGGCTAA
- a CDS encoding 3',5'-nucleoside bisphosphate phosphatase — protein sequence MNADLHCHSTVSDGQFAPADVARRAHAGGVTLWALTDHDEVGGQQEARSAAEALGMAYLSGVEISVTWASRTVHIVGLGIDPASPVLIEGLERTRNGRAARAEAIGEQLATLGIPDAYEGALKYVSNPDMISRTHFARFMVESGFCSSTQDVFTRYLGDGKAGYVAHRWARLADAVRWIQASGGEAIIAHPGRYDYTQTEFDAFFAEFIDLGGKAIEVVTGSHTPDQYREYADVARRFGFEASRGSDFHAPGEGRVDLGTLPPLPTDLKPVWERWL from the coding sequence ATGAACGCCGACCTCCACTGTCACTCCACCGTTTCCGACGGCCAGTTCGCGCCGGCCGACGTCGCGCGTCGCGCGCACGCGGGCGGCGTGACGCTGTGGGCGCTCACCGATCACGACGAAGTCGGCGGCCAGCAGGAAGCGCGCAGCGCCGCCGAGGCGCTCGGCATGGCCTACCTGAGCGGCGTCGAGATTTCGGTGACGTGGGCGTCGCGCACCGTGCATATCGTCGGGCTCGGCATCGACCCGGCCAGCCCGGTCCTGATCGAAGGGCTCGAACGCACCCGCAACGGCCGCGCGGCGCGCGCCGAAGCGATCGGTGAGCAGCTGGCCACGCTCGGCATCCCGGACGCCTACGAGGGCGCGCTCAAATACGTGTCGAACCCGGACATGATCTCGCGCACGCATTTCGCGCGTTTCATGGTGGAAAGCGGCTTCTGCAGTTCCACCCAGGACGTGTTCACCCGCTATCTCGGCGACGGCAAGGCTGGCTACGTGGCCCACCGCTGGGCCAGGCTGGCCGATGCGGTGCGCTGGATCCAGGCTTCCGGCGGCGAGGCGATCATTGCGCATCCGGGCCGGTACGACTACACGCAGACCGAGTTCGACGCGTTCTTCGCCGAATTCATCGACCTTGGCGGCAAGGCGATCGAGGTGGTCACGGGCAGTCATACGCCGGATCAATACCGCGAGTATGCGGACGTCGCGCGACGCTTCGGCTTCGAGGCATCGCGCGGTTCCGACTTTCACGCGCCGGGCGAGGGCCGCGTCGACCTCGGCACGCTGCCGCCGTTGCCCACCGATCTCAAGCCTGTCTGGGAACGCTGGCTGTGA
- a CDS encoding site-2 protease family protein, giving the protein MDSSLIQTIAVYALPVIFAITLHEAAHGYVARWLGDNTAYVLGRVSLNPMRHIDPLGTIAIPLLLYFATSGAFMFGYAKPVPVAFGNLRNPRWGSLWVAAAGPACNFVQALVWYIVFVALLGMNIDEAFFIGMAKAGVYFNLVLGVLNLFPLPPLDGGRVLMALLPPRQSIALSRIEPYGFFIVMALVMTGTLSRYWLNPLVNIGYGAITAILSPLVSLF; this is encoded by the coding sequence ATGGATTCTTCCCTGATACAAACCATTGCGGTGTACGCGCTGCCGGTGATTTTCGCGATCACGTTGCATGAGGCCGCGCATGGTTACGTCGCGCGCTGGCTCGGCGACAACACCGCTTACGTGCTCGGCCGCGTGTCCCTCAATCCGATGCGGCATATCGATCCGCTCGGCACCATCGCGATTCCCTTGCTGCTGTATTTCGCCACCAGCGGCGCGTTCATGTTCGGCTACGCGAAGCCGGTGCCGGTCGCCTTCGGCAATCTGCGCAATCCGCGCTGGGGCAGCCTGTGGGTCGCGGCGGCGGGGCCGGCCTGCAATTTCGTGCAGGCGCTCGTGTGGTACATCGTGTTCGTCGCGCTGCTCGGCATGAATATCGACGAAGCGTTTTTCATCGGCATGGCGAAGGCGGGCGTCTACTTCAATCTCGTGCTCGGCGTGCTGAACCTGTTTCCGCTGCCCCCGCTCGACGGCGGGCGCGTGCTGATGGCGCTGTTGCCGCCGCGCCAGTCGATCGCGTTGTCGCGAATCGAGCCGTACGGCTTCTTCATCGTGATGGCGCTGGTGATGACCGGCACGCTGTCGCGCTACTGGCTGAATCCGCTCGTGAATATCGGCTACGGTGCGATCACGGCCATACTGTCCCCACTCGTTTCGCTTTTCTAA